One genomic segment of Brassica napus cultivar Da-Ae chromosome A3, Da-Ae, whole genome shotgun sequence includes these proteins:
- the LOC106429041 gene encoding E3 ubiquitin-protein ligase PRT6 translates to METDSRANNSLLKRLGSIAVPKKCCSKRGLVEFVRSNRSKTSEIVSALLPTEEDVKLGLKGTRERSRVSAVSPTMKKRFRESMSWLQWLMFHDEPGVSLKNLAKLNVDQRGVCGSVWGENDIAYRCRTCESDSTCAICVACFENGDHSSHDYSITYTSGGCCDCGDDTAWKQEGFCSNHKGSEQIQPLSENLAESVGPVLDALFACWNSKLLSAEGIRNKDARSNDALAVRQKMSNEMTFAVVEMLLGFYKSSESLLSFVSRRIVASGGLLILLVKAERFLDQDVMKKLHDLFLKLIGDPVFKSEFAKALVSYYPLVVSGAVKKGEDPNFMKYPILPLFSVQFFTVPTLATVLVNEMNLLAMLLGCLSDIFLSCCGEDGVLQATKWVRLCDTSDRVIADLKYVMSHAVVSKYATHEHLELSRSWLKLLTFVQGMDPLKRETGIHIEEENENVHLFCDLSHSIAGIHSLLVNGAYSPACDEQLEIERTTKATLNNCDGDGERYAKVGKLSHEDSVCTAMISSSFFDSSMASEVYGVDAFHALIPSSAIWLIRECLKVLETCLGNDEGISKFLCKLVSPSGRSVSSGHASSSREPSTEVQADVRTDCRRVSRNSSDPTENASGVHILGLCDWSDIHYDVSFQAISVHLPLHRLLSLLIGKALRMCYGESTLHHGVNVSLEIPQADFFSYVLGDFHPCGFSALVMEHVLRVRVFCAQVIAGMWKKNGDTPLVSCEWYRSVRRSEQGLELDIFLLQCCGALAPADSYVNKLLTRFGLSSYLSLNPDITNEYEPVLVQEMLALLIQILQERRFCGLSTAESLRREIICKLATGDFTRSQLVKSLPRDLSKSDELQEVLDNVSDYCNPSGMNQGKYSLRSSCWKDLDLYHPRLHSGELQSAEERFLRYCGASALTTQLPRWRMIYPPLKGLSRIGTCKATFQIISSALYYALQGGSSVKSRAPDGVLIAALHLLSLSLDICTQQRESNIQACCVEDSIPILELAGVEIMGINKRTGNESLLSLLVSLMRTRKDDGLHQFPEAGSCNISSWIAKLLKKFSAIDSVSMKLLQSLAPEVVGQSGFDKVTSGAASDAKRKAKARERQAAILAKMKAEQTKFLSTLSSSMDDDDPRSETETSDSVMEQDSEIAVREVCSLCHDSDSKDPVSFLIFLQKSKLLSFVDRGPPSWDQRSQSEKNRSVDGVRVVLRRNFSSDSLMIPHDATSEPATDSVFEALTTRLIRNGQTEKRSSDGSGKDESNMESMEIAMYQTVRRKIDNIINQSLAHVDQRPLAAESSSERNPVGGIPTLQVRVRDIRSRQTSRHSDVSSDGFHPTDCDGVYLSSCGHAVHQSCLERYLKSLMERSDRRNVFEGAHIVDLKQGEFLCPACRGLANSVLPACPGDLCSVSSIQESSHDMLGKSDAQMPSLWLSEALCLLRSVADEIEDGDGVSTVSLVGDESIRKDLESVSNKLWNFYFSKRQENFPGGHWLSQSIVMWDTLKYSLISMEIVTRCAKSSVLPVYCIDSLYEELNTSKGTALSLLLRVVQSTRTKNTLHVCQRFVGLKHLAESICSGISNSPSSSIFGTEAGSNLLWNRSSDPVLFHDPFSSLMWALFCLPSPFITCKESLLSLVHIFYSVSLVQTVIGYCAGRMFDLSNLDNLLSDISIALRESGGWEYFRSNNMDLSCDIKETIRKYSHPFLRRCALLWRLLKTTTSGKLHEEVDKFDESTSDNMDFMHSPQSELNHVNELEKMFKIPPIDTILSDELLRSSTQTWLGHFQKEYKVYRVKEPLCITPVVPFQLMKLPNLYQDLLQRYIKKPCSNCKTVMEEPALCLLCGRLCSPIKPPCCRESGCQTHAVTCGAGTGVFLLIRRTKILLQRFGRQSSWPSLYLDTFGEEDTNMFRGKRLYLNEERYAALTYMVGSHGLDHSS, encoded by the exons ATGGAGACCGACTCGCGCGCAAATAATTCTCTCCTCAAG AGGCTTGGCTCTATTGCGGTTCCTAAGAAATGCTGTTCCAAGCGTGGCCTAGTGGAATTCGTTAGATCTAACCGGTCCAAGACTTCTGAGATCGTCTCTGCTCTCTTACCTACAGAAGAGGACGTTAAACTCGGATTGAAGGGAACTAGGGAACGCTCTCGCGTGTCTGCGGTGAGTCCCACCATGAAGAAGAGGTTCAGGGAGAGCATGAGTTGGCTGCAGTGGCTGATGTTCCACGACGAGCCTGGCGTTTCCTTGAAGAATCTGGCGAAACTGAACGTTGATCAGCGAGGCGTCTGTGGCTCCGTCTGGGGAGAGAACGATATAGCGTATCGGTGCAGGACGTGCGAGAGTGACTCGACTTGCGCGATCTGCGTGGCTTGTTTCGAGAATGGCGATCACAGCTCCCACGATTATTCGATCACCTACACAAGCGGTGGCTGTTGTGATTGTGGGGACGATACGGCGTGGAAGCAAGAAGGTTTCTGTTCAAATCATAAAGGCTCAGAGCAGATTCAGCCCCTCTCGGAGAATCTAGCGGAGTCGGTTGGGCCTGTACTTGATGCTCTTTTTGCTTGTTGGAATAGCAAGCTCTTATCCGCGGAAGGTATTCGTAACAAAGATGCTAGATCCAACGATGCTCTTGCGGTACGCCAAAAGATGTCAAACGAGATGACATTCGCAGTGGTTGAGATGCTTCTGGGGTTTTATAAGTCTAGTGAGAGTTTGCTAAGTTTCGTTTCTAGAAGGATTGTCGCTTCAGGTGGTTTATTGATACTTCTCGTAAAGGCTGAGAGGTTCTTGGACCAAGATGTTATGAAGAAACTGCACGACTTGTTCCTCAAATTGATAGGAGATCCGGTCTTTAAATCGGAATTTGCAAAAGCGCTTGTGAGTTACTATCCGCTTGTCGTTAGTGGAGCGGTTAAGAAGGGTGAGGATCCCAACTTCATGAAATATCCAATACTGCCTCTGTTTTCTGTGCAATTCTTCACGGTGCCAACTCTAGCAACAGTTCTGGTGAACGAAATGAATTTGCTAGCAATGCTTTTGGGATGCCTCAGTGatatctttctttcttgttgTGGGGAGGATGGTGTGCTACAG GCTACAAAGTGGGTACGGTTGTGTGACACAAGTGACCGTGTCATTGCAGACTTGAAATATGTTATGAGCCATGCTGTAGTTTCGAAGTACGCAACACATGAACATCTGGAGTTATCAAGATCATGGTTGAAACTATTGACCTTTGTTCAAGGAATGGATCCTCTGAAAAGAGAGACTGGAATCCAtattgaagaagaaaatgagaacgTGCATTTGTTCTGTGATTTGAGTCACTCAATAGCTGGTATTCACTCTCTGTTGGTTAATGGTGCATATTCTCCTGCCTGTGATGAACAATTAGAAATTGAGAGAACCACCAAGGCTACACTAAATAATTGTGATGGAGATGGAGAAAGGTATGCAAAAGTTGGGAAATTGTCTCATGAAGATTCTGTATGTACTGCGATGATAAGTAGCAGCTTCTTTGATAGCTCGATGGCTTCTGAAGTTTACGGAGTTGACGCTTTCCATGCCCTGATTCCTTCCTCTGCCATATGGTTGATACGCGAGTGTTTGAAAGTTCTGGAGACTTGTTTAGGAAATGATGAAGGTATATCAAAATTTCTTTGCAAGTTGGTTTCTCCTAGCGGCAGAAGTGTATCTAGTGGTCATGCCAGTTCTAGTAGAGAACCGAGTACGGAGGTTCAGGCAGATGTTAGGACTGATTGTAGGAGAGTATCTCGCAACTCTTCCGATCCTACGGAGAATGCATCAGGAGTTCATATACTTGGTTTGTGTGATTGGTCGGACATCCACTACGATGTGAGCTTTCAGGCTATATCAGTCCATCTACCGTTACACCGATTACTTTCTTTGCTCATAGGAAAAGCATTAAGGATGTGTTATGGAGAATCAACTTTGCACCATGGAGTCAATGTTAGTCTTGAGATCCCACAGGCCGACTTCTTCAGCTATGTGTTAGGAGATTTCCATCCTTGTGGATTTTCTGCACTTGTTATGGAGCATGTTCTCCGGGTAAGGGTGTTCTGTGCCCAAGTTATCGCTGGAATGTGGAAGAAGAATGGGGACACTCCATTAGTATCTTGTGAGTGGTATCGGTCAGTTCGTCG GTCAGAACAGGGGCTTGAACTTGATATATTTCTCCTGCAATGTTGTGGTGCGTTGGCTCCTGCAGATTCTTACGTTAATAAGCTTCTCACTCGATTTGGCCTTTCGAGCTATCTTTCACTAAACCCCGATATAACAAATGA GTATGAGCCAGTTTTGGTCCAGGAAATGCTTGCTCTTCTGATACAGATTCTGCAAGAAAGGCGATTTTGTGGTCTTTCTACTGCTGAAAGTTTGAGAAGAGAGATCATCTGCAAGTTGGCTACTGGAGATTTCACTCGTAGTCAATTGGTCAAATCTTTACCCCGTGATCTTTCCAAGTCGGATGAGCTCCAGGAGGTCTTAGATAACGTTTCAGACTATTGTAATCCATCCGGCATGAACCAG GGAAAGTATTCACTACGGTCATCTTGTTGGAAGGATTTGGATCTCTATCACCCTCGTTTGCATTCAGGAGAATTGCAATCTGCAGAAGAAAGATTTTTGCGCTATTGTGGAGCGTCTGCGTTGACCACTCAGCTTCCTAGGTGGCGAATGATCTACCCGCCTCTAAAGGGGCTTTCTAGAATAGGAACTTGCAaagccacttttcaaatcatttcctCTGCTTTATACTACGCACTACAGGGTGGTAGTTCTGTTAAATCACGTGCTCCAGATGGCGTTCTCATAGCCGCTTTGCACTTACTCTCGCTATCATTGGATATTTGCACTCAACAAAGGGAGTCTAATATTCAGGCTTGTTGCGTAGAAGATTCAATTCCTATTCTCGAATTAGCTGGTGTGGAAATAATGGGTATAAATAAAAGGACTGGAAATGAAAGTTTGTTGTCTCTTCTTGTTTCATTAATGAGGACTCGTAAAGACGATGGTCTCCATCAGTTTCCAGAGGCAGGCAGTTGCAATATTTCGTCCTGGATTGCAAAGTTGCTGAAGAAGTTCAGTGCAATTGATTCCGTTAGTATGAAGCTATTGCAAAGTCTTGCCCCGGAGGTTGTCGGTCAATCTGGATTTGATAAAGTCACGTCAGGCGCTGCTTCTGATGCGAAACGCAAGGCTAAAGCTAGAGAGAGGCAGGCTGCTATTCTG GCAAAAATGAAAGCTGAACAAACAAAATTCTTGTCGACCTTGAGTTCCAGcatggatgatgatgatccaaGATCTGAAACTGAAACAAGTGATTCCGTAATGGAACAGGATTCAGAAATTGCTGTTCGTGAAGTTTGTTCTCTCTGCCATGACTCAGATTCCAAAGACCCGGTTTCTTTCTTGATTTTTCTCCAG AAATCTAAACTTTTGAGTTTTGTGGATAGAGGCCCTCCATCTTGGGATCAACGTTCACAGTCAGAAAAGAATAGGTCCGTTGATGGAGTTCGCGTGGTCCTGAGACGTAATTTTTCCTCAGATAGTTTAATGATTCCGCATGATGCAACCTCTGAGCCTGCTACAGATTCCGTGTTTGAAGCTTTAACAACCCGGCTTATAAGGAATGGTCAGACGGAGAAGAGGTCTAGCGATGGGAGTGGAAAAGATGAATCTAACATGGAATCAATGGAAATAGCTATGTATCAAACTGTTCGCAGAAAAATTGATAACATTATAAATCAAAGCCTTGCACATGTAGATCAACGACCACTTGCTGCTGAAAGTAGTTCAGAGAGAAATCCTGTTGGTGGTATACCTACTTTGCAAGTAAGAGTTCGTGATATTCGATCAAGACAAACCTCTAGACATTCGGATGTCAGTTCAGATGGGTTTCACCCTACTGACTGTGATGGGGTTTATCTTTCATCATGTGGACATGCTGTGCATCAAAGCTGCCTTGAACGATATTTAAAGTCCTTAATGGAAAG GTCTGACAGAAGAAATGTCTTTGAAGGTGCACATATTGTGGATCTAAAACAG GGAGAATTTCTCTGTCCTGCATGCCGGGGACTAGCTAATTCTGTATTGCCTGCATGTCCCGGAGATTTATGTTCTGTCTCAAGTATACAGGAAAGTTCGCATGATATGTTAGGTAAATCAGATGCACAGATGCCTTCACTTTGGCTCTCTGAAGCGTTGTGTCTACTACGATCTGTGGCTGACGAGATCGAAGATGGTGATGGCGTTAGCACAGTTTCTCTGGTGGGAGATGAATCAATAAGGAAAGATCTTGAATCTGTTTCTAACAAGCTCTggaatttctatttttctaaGCGACAGGAAAATTTTCCGGGAGGTCATTGGCTATCACAATCAATCGTAATGTGGGATACCCTTAAGTACTCTCTTATTTCAATGGAAATTGTTACTCGATGTGCGAAGAGTTCAGTGCTTCCTGTCTATTGTATTGACTCCTTGTATGAAGAGTTAAATACCTCTAAGGGAACTGCTTTGTCACTCTTATTACGAGTGGTACAGAGCACCCGAACAAAGAATACTTTACATGTTTGTCAGAGATTTGTGGGCTTGAAGCATCTTGCAGAGTCTATATGCTCTGGAATTTCAAATAGTCCTTCGAGCAGCATTTTTGGAACTGAAG CAGGTTCAAACCTGCTCTGGAATCGATCATCTGATCCAGTTCTTTTCCATGACCCATTTTCATCACTGATGTGGGCTCTTTTTTGTCTCCCTTCTCCTTTCATCACATGCAAGGAATCTTTATTATCACTTGTGCATATTTTCTATAGCGTGTCTCTTGTTCAG ACTGTAATTGGCTATTGCGCAGGTCGCATGTTTGACTTGAGTAACTTAGATAACCTGCTTAGCGACATCTCCATCGCTTTGAGAGAATCAGGTGGTTGGGAGTATTTCAGGTCTAACAATATGGATTTATCATGTGATATAAAAGAGACTATCCGTAAATATAGTCATCCTTTCTTGAGGAGATGTGCATTGCTGTGGAGGCTACTGAAAACTACTACTTCTGGAAAGCTTCATGAAGAGGTAGAtaagtttgatgagtccaccaGTGACAATATGGATTTCATGCATAGTCCCCAGTCGGAGCTGAATCATGTGAATGAATTGGAGAAAATGTTCAAGATTCCGCCTATTGATACCATTCTCAGTGATGAACTTCTCCGGTCCTCAACACAAACATGGCTTGGACATTTCCAGAAGGAATACAAAGTTTACAGAGTTAAAGAGCCTCTTTGCATAACACCTGTAGTTCCTTTCCAGCTTATGAAGTTACCCAATTTATACCAGGACCTATTGCAAAG GTATATCAAGAAACCTTGCAGCAACTGCAAGACAGTTATGGAAGAACCTGCATTATGTCTTCTTTGTGGAAGATTGTGTTCTCCCATAAAGCCACCTTGTTGCAG AGAAAGTGGTTGTCAGACTCATGCAGTCACCTGTGGTGCTGGTACTGGTGTATTTCTTCTGATACGG CGGACCAAAATTTTGCTACAAAGATTTGGAAGACAATCATCTTGGCCATCACTTTACTTGGATACGTTTGGAGAAGAG gATACCAATATGTTCAGAGGAAAACGACTATACCTAAATGAAGAACGTTACGCTGCATTAACATACATG GTTGGTTCTCATGGACTCGATCACAGCTCCTAA